One window of Dysgonomonas mossii genomic DNA carries:
- a CDS encoding alpha-isopropylmalate synthase regulatory domain-containing protein, whose translation MIEIMDTTLRDGEQTSSVSFSAQEKMSIAHLLLVDLGVNRIEVASARVSNGEFETVKKIANWAKSAGYIDNIEILGFIDKGASLNWIKDTGCKTINLLTKGSYKHVTEQLRKTPEQHLDDIKAEVELAQKLGITVNVYLEDWSNGIVKSEDYVYYMMDGMKDLPIKRFMLPDTLGVLNPHSVWRCCRRMINRYRDLHFDFHAHNDYDLAVANTMVAAEVGVRGVHLTMNGLGERAGNASLASVIAVFHDQLKLKTSIKEENINRVSRVVESYSGQVISANQPIVGDNVFTQCAGIHADGDNKNNLYYNDLFPERFGRVREYALGKLSGKSNIRKNIEALGIELDEDDMTKVTNRVIELGDKKEIITQDDLPYIISDVLKNNEKERKIKILSFAFLLTKGLRPTATVKVEIDGQEHEWTAPGDGQYHAFSKALYKIYSRLGKPTPTLVNYAVYIPPGGRTDALVQTVITWEFNGKTFKTRGLDADQTEAAVKATEKMLNMIEDL comes from the coding sequence ATGATAGAAATAATGGACACAACCCTGAGAGACGGCGAACAAACATCGAGTGTTTCGTTCTCGGCTCAGGAGAAGATGAGTATAGCTCACTTGTTGCTGGTTGATCTCGGCGTAAATCGTATCGAGGTAGCATCGGCACGTGTTTCGAATGGTGAGTTTGAAACTGTAAAAAAAATCGCTAATTGGGCTAAATCCGCAGGATATATAGATAATATTGAGATATTAGGATTTATAGATAAGGGAGCTTCGCTCAATTGGATAAAAGACACAGGATGTAAAACTATAAACCTGCTGACAAAAGGTTCGTATAAGCATGTGACCGAACAGCTGCGCAAAACACCCGAACAGCATCTTGATGATATTAAGGCTGAAGTGGAATTGGCTCAAAAGTTGGGTATCACAGTCAATGTGTATCTCGAAGATTGGTCTAACGGAATTGTGAAATCCGAAGATTACGTCTATTACATGATGGATGGGATGAAGGATTTGCCGATAAAGCGATTTATGCTTCCCGATACCTTAGGGGTATTGAATCCACATAGTGTATGGCGCTGTTGTCGGCGGATGATAAACCGTTACAGAGATCTTCATTTTGACTTTCATGCTCACAACGACTATGATCTTGCTGTGGCGAACACAATGGTGGCAGCAGAAGTGGGAGTGAGAGGCGTGCACCTGACGATGAATGGACTGGGAGAACGAGCAGGAAATGCTTCCCTTGCCAGTGTGATTGCAGTTTTTCACGACCAATTGAAATTAAAAACTTCAATAAAAGAAGAAAATATAAATAGGGTCAGCCGTGTAGTAGAATCCTACTCGGGACAGGTAATCTCCGCTAATCAGCCAATTGTCGGAGACAATGTTTTCACACAGTGTGCCGGAATACATGCTGATGGTGATAACAAGAATAACTTGTATTATAACGACCTCTTTCCGGAACGTTTTGGTCGTGTTCGCGAATACGCATTAGGTAAATTGTCTGGCAAGTCTAATATCCGAAAGAATATTGAGGCTTTGGGCATTGAACTCGATGAGGATGATATGACTAAAGTGACAAACCGAGTGATAGAATTGGGTGATAAAAAAGAAATTATTACACAAGACGATCTCCCATATATCATTTCGGATGTGTTGAAAAACAACGAAAAGGAAAGAAAAATCAAGATATTGTCGTTTGCATTTTTATTGACAAAGGGCTTACGTCCTACAGCTACGGTAAAAGTTGAAATTGATGGGCAGGAACATGAGTGGACTGCACCGGGGGACGGACAGTATCACGCTTTTTCGAAAGCTTTGTATAAGATATACTCACGTTTGGGTAAGCCTACCCCTACGTTAGTGAACTATGCTGTTTATATACCACCCGGCGGGCGTACCGATGCTTTGGTACAAACGGTAATTACGTGGGAATTTAATGGTAAGACTTTCAAGACAAGAGGTCTTGATGCCGACCAGACAGAAGCAGCGGTAAAGGCTACCGAAAAGATGCTGAATATGATCGAAGATCTGTAA
- a CDS encoding 50S ribosomal protein L25/general stress protein Ctc, with protein sequence MKTFELKGEARTDLGKKATKAFRKEDKIPAVIYGGDQTEAIAFTVTNSDVRKLVYTPEIFLVNLTIGKDSYKAILKDVQVHPVTDAILHLDFLHVFEGKPIVMDVPVILDGLAEGVKAGGKLSLDLRKIKVKALYDKIPEKVHVDVTSLALGKSIQVGELHFEGLELLNAKNAVVCRVQLTRAARGLAAKNG encoded by the coding sequence ATGAAAACGTTTGAATTAAAAGGAGAAGCCAGAACAGATCTTGGCAAAAAAGCGACAAAAGCATTTCGTAAAGAAGACAAAATCCCTGCTGTAATTTATGGTGGAGATCAAACTGAAGCAATTGCTTTTACTGTTACAAACAGCGATGTTCGCAAACTCGTTTATACTCCTGAGATTTTCCTTGTAAACCTAACAATAGGAAAAGACAGCTATAAAGCTATATTGAAAGATGTACAGGTACACCCGGTAACAGATGCTATCTTGCACCTTGACTTCCTTCATGTATTTGAAGGCAAACCGATTGTAATGGACGTTCCTGTTATTTTGGACGGACTAGCAGAAGGTGTAAAAGCAGGGGGTAAACTTTCACTTGACCTGCGTAAGATTAAAGTAAAAGCTCTTTACGATAAGATCCCTGAGAAAGTACACGTTGACGTAACAAGCCTTGCTCTTGGAAAATCTATCCAGGTAGGTGAACTACACTTCGAAGGACTTGAACTGTTAAATGCTAAAAATGCTGTTGTTTGTCGCGTTCAATTGACTCGTGCTGCAAGAGGTCTTGCTGCTAAAAACGGCTAA
- the leuD gene encoding 3-isopropylmalate dehydratase small subunit gives MEKFQTLTSTYVPLPIENVDTDQIIPARFLKATDKEGFGDNLFADWRYNKDGSPKADFVLNNPTYSGEILVAGKNFGSGSSREHAAWAVAGYGFKAVVSSFFADIFRNNSLNNGVLPVVVTPEFLSEIFACVNADPKATLTINLEEQTITNNVTGKTESFEINPYKKECLLKGLDDIDYLLSKKELTEKYETERPL, from the coding sequence ATGGAAAAATTTCAAACACTTACATCAACATACGTTCCACTTCCTATTGAGAATGTGGATACAGACCAAATTATACCGGCTCGCTTTTTGAAGGCGACAGATAAAGAAGGTTTTGGTGATAATCTTTTTGCCGATTGGCGTTACAATAAAGACGGAAGTCCCAAAGCCGATTTTGTGCTCAACAATCCTACATATAGCGGAGAGATACTTGTTGCCGGAAAGAATTTCGGTAGCGGTTCCAGTCGCGAGCATGCAGCGTGGGCTGTTGCCGGATATGGATTCAAAGCTGTTGTTTCAAGCTTCTTTGCGGATATTTTTAGAAACAATTCACTAAACAATGGAGTACTTCCCGTTGTGGTTACACCTGAGTTTCTTTCCGAAATATTTGCTTGTGTAAATGCTGATCCAAAAGCCACATTGACAATCAATCTGGAAGAACAAACCATAACAAACAATGTTACGGGGAAAACAGAAAGTTTTGAAATCAACCCTTACAAGAAAGAATGTTTATTGAAGGGACTTGATGATATCGACTATCTGTTATCTAAAAAAGAATTGACAGAAAAGTACGAAACGGAACGTCCTTTGTAA
- the leuC gene encoding 3-isopropylmalate dehydratase large subunit, which produces MKTLFDKIWDAHVVSSVENGPTQLYIDRHFCHEVTSPQAFNGLRARGLKVYRPEKTTITADHNTPTINQDQPVKDPISRNQLDTLSKNAQDFGIQLFYPLGHQKNGVVHIIGPENGFTQPGMTIVCGDSHTSTHGAFGAIAFGIGTSEVEMVLATQCILQTRPKTMRITFNGKLGEGVSAKDLALYMISKLTTGGATGYFVEYAGEAIRNMSMEERMTLCNLSIEMGARGGLVAPDETTFSYVKGREFAPKGEEWDKALAYWKTLKTDEGAKFDKEFTFDAADIKPMITYGTNPGMGMGIDESIPTLDEIDEAGRISFQKSMDYMGFKPGEKVEGKSIDYVFLGSCTNGRIEDFRVFANFVKGKKKADNVIAWLVPGSWKVEQQIKDEGLYDILKEAGFELRQPGCSACLAMNDDKVPAGKYAVSTSNRNFEGRQGPGARTILAGPLVAAAAAVTGKITDPRNL; this is translated from the coding sequence ATGAAAACTCTATTCGACAAAATCTGGGATGCACATGTGGTGTCATCCGTTGAAAATGGCCCCACACAATTGTATATAGATCGCCATTTTTGTCATGAGGTTACAAGTCCTCAGGCATTTAATGGACTTAGGGCGAGGGGGCTGAAAGTCTACCGTCCCGAAAAAACAACGATAACGGCCGACCATAATACGCCGACTATCAATCAGGATCAGCCTGTAAAAGATCCGATTTCGAGAAATCAGTTGGATACATTGTCTAAAAATGCACAGGATTTTGGCATTCAGTTGTTTTATCCTTTGGGACATCAAAAAAATGGAGTAGTACACATTATAGGGCCGGAAAACGGATTTACTCAACCCGGAATGACTATTGTGTGCGGAGATAGCCATACTTCTACACATGGTGCTTTTGGTGCTATTGCATTTGGTATTGGTACTAGCGAAGTAGAAATGGTTTTGGCTACGCAGTGTATTCTTCAGACACGTCCGAAGACAATGCGCATCACATTTAATGGAAAATTGGGTGAAGGTGTTTCGGCTAAAGATTTAGCTCTATATATGATCTCTAAGTTGACTACCGGCGGTGCTACCGGTTATTTCGTAGAGTATGCGGGTGAGGCTATTCGCAACATGTCTATGGAAGAGCGTATGACACTATGTAACCTAAGTATCGAGATGGGTGCTCGTGGAGGATTGGTTGCTCCCGATGAGACTACTTTCTCTTATGTGAAAGGTCGTGAATTTGCACCTAAAGGAGAAGAGTGGGATAAGGCATTAGCATATTGGAAAACATTAAAGACTGACGAAGGTGCGAAATTTGATAAAGAATTTACATTCGATGCCGCAGATATCAAGCCGATGATTACTTACGGAACTAATCCGGGTATGGGTATGGGTATTGATGAATCGATCCCTACATTGGATGAAATAGATGAGGCCGGACGTATTTCTTTCCAGAAGTCTATGGATTATATGGGATTCAAACCCGGAGAAAAGGTAGAAGGCAAATCAATAGATTATGTATTTCTTGGTAGTTGTACCAATGGACGTATCGAAGATTTCCGTGTGTTTGCAAACTTTGTAAAAGGGAAGAAAAAGGCTGATAATGTAATCGCTTGGTTAGTTCCGGGAAGTTGGAAAGTAGAACAACAGATCAAAGATGAAGGACTGTATGATATTCTTAAAGAGGCAGGCTTTGAACTTCGCCAACCGGGTTGTTCGGCATGTCTTGCGATGAACGATGATAAGGTGCCTGCCGGTAAATATGCGGTGTCTACATCAAATCGTAACTTTGAAGGGCGTCAGGGTCCGGGTGCTCGTACTATTCTTGCCGGTCCACTTGTGGCTGCTGCTGCTGCTGTGACAGGAAAAATTACAGACCCTAGAAATCTTTAA
- a CDS encoding 2-isopropylmalate synthase: MDKLFIFDTTLRDGEQVPGCQLNTIEKIEVAKALEMLGVDVIEAGFPVSSPVDFNSVVEISKAVTWPTICALTRAVEKDIEVAAEALKYAKKKRIHTGIGTSEYHIKHKFNSTQDEIIERAAAAVKYAKRFVEDVEFYAEDAGRTDNAYLARVVQAVINAGATVVNIPDTTGYCLPTEYGAKIKYLIDHVDMKNAILSTHCHQDLGMATANSIMGVLNGARQVEVTINGIGERAGNTSLEEVVMAIHSHKELKIETNINTQKIYPTSRLVSNLMNMPVQPNKAVVGRNAFAHSSGIHQDGVLKHLSTYEIIDPKDVGIDDNAIVLTARSGRAALKNRLNLLGIEVDDDTLAEYYQRFLDLADRKKDITDEDILILAGRETDKMHRIKLDYLQVISGLGIRNVANVGLDIAGEKFEASASGNGPVDAAIKAIKQIIRRQMVIEEFLIQAINRGSDDIGKVHMQVEHEGVNYYGFSANTDIVTASAEAFINAVNKFVK, from the coding sequence ATGGACAAGTTATTTATTTTTGACACCACATTGAGAGACGGAGAGCAAGTTCCGGGTTGCCAGTTGAACACAATCGAGAAAATTGAAGTAGCCAAAGCCCTCGAAATGCTCGGTGTTGATGTAATCGAAGCTGGTTTTCCTGTTTCTAGTCCTGTAGATTTCAACTCGGTGGTTGAAATATCCAAGGCTGTTACTTGGCCTACAATCTGTGCTCTTACACGTGCTGTGGAAAAAGATATAGAAGTAGCTGCCGAAGCCTTAAAGTATGCCAAGAAAAAACGTATACATACAGGTATTGGAACTTCGGAATATCATATTAAGCATAAATTTAATTCGACACAAGACGAAATTATAGAAAGAGCTGCTGCTGCTGTCAAATATGCGAAGCGTTTTGTAGAAGACGTTGAATTTTATGCCGAAGATGCGGGTCGTACCGACAATGCTTATCTTGCGCGCGTGGTACAAGCCGTAATTAATGCCGGAGCTACTGTCGTAAACATTCCTGATACTACAGGGTACTGTTTGCCCACGGAGTATGGCGCTAAGATAAAATATCTGATTGATCATGTGGATATGAAGAATGCTATTCTTTCTACACACTGTCATCAAGACTTGGGTATGGCTACGGCAAACTCTATAATGGGTGTCTTAAATGGAGCCCGTCAGGTGGAAGTGACAATAAACGGTATTGGTGAGCGTGCCGGTAATACGTCTTTGGAAGAGGTTGTTATGGCTATTCATAGTCATAAAGAGTTGAAAATTGAAACAAATATCAATACGCAAAAGATATATCCAACCAGTCGCTTGGTTTCTAATCTGATGAATATGCCTGTTCAGCCAAACAAGGCTGTGGTAGGGCGTAATGCCTTTGCTCATTCATCGGGTATTCATCAGGATGGAGTTCTGAAACATCTTTCTACTTATGAAATTATCGACCCTAAAGACGTCGGTATTGATGATAACGCCATCGTTTTAACTGCCAGAAGTGGGCGTGCCGCATTGAAAAATAGACTAAATTTGCTTGGCATAGAAGTCGATGATGATACATTAGCAGAATATTATCAACGTTTTCTTGACTTGGCAGATAGGAAGAAAGATATTACCGATGAGGATATCCTGATCTTAGCAGGTAGAGAAACAGATAAAATGCATCGTATCAAGTTGGATTATCTACAGGTGATATCAGGGCTAGGAATACGTAATGTGGCGAATGTAGGACTTGATATTGCTGGCGAAAAATTTGAAGCCTCGGCTTCCGGTAATGGGCCAGTAGATGCTGCCATAAAAGCGATCAAGCAAATCATACGACGTCAGATGGTTATTGAAGAATTTTTGATTCAGGCAATAAACAGAGGTAGCGATGATATTGGAAAGGTACATATGCAGGTAGAACACGAAGGAGTAAACTATTACGGCTTTTCTGCAAATACTGATATTGTAACCGCTTCGGCGGAGGCGTTTATAAATGCAGTAAACAAATTTGTAAAGTAA
- a CDS encoding glycoside hydrolase family 127 protein → MKKGIYIFIFIMASVNIYSQNILTPVSFEQVTLTDNFWNNRMRIQKEVLVPVAFERTEIAVEDLRRTGNYLKGIEGPLPSDSRFSTSDLFKVIEGAAYLLKMERDPKLEKQIDDIADIIAQAQQPDGYLYPPHITGSYKTAPLWGGAGMGDKPYSWVVHSHELYNMGHLYEAAAAYYQATGKKNLLDIATKSAKHINKVFFEGDSNYNGGKPVNQAPGHEEIEIALVKLYRVTGDPLYLNMAKKFIDIRGVTYVPDGKGTMSPEYAQQHAPVREQDKAVGHAVRAVYLYSGMSDVGTLTGDTTLSPALDKIWGNIVDTRMHITGGLGAIHGIEGFGPEYELPNKEAYNETCAAVGNVFFNHRMFLLEKDGKYMDVAEVSLLNNVLAGVNLEGNKFFYVNPLASDGKVDRSYWFGTACCPTNLARLIPQISGLMYAHTDNEIYCSFYTGSKVNFALTSGKVALEQKTNYPFDESIVLTVNPEKNDQTFSIKMRIPTWVGSQFVPGKLYSYIDSNSKAWELYINDKKVGNLSFKKGEVSLDKGFVSIFRKWKKGDKVELKLPMPVRYSHAIKEVKADNDRVAISRGPLVYCAEGIDNTEDVNRYYLTKVSTDAKVQRDDTGILKGIDLIKNVSADYIDVKGNIHQASLNLIPYYAWNNRGVSTMNIWFAENEKKVRESVAILPVAIKDIKATYTNEGENVFSIVDGKHPKNSKDTEVNRWTSWNKKGEKQSIDFTFEKPTDIKAFSVYWYDDNGGVRLPDVWNLEYKDDSGSWKPFPLYSTDSYSLLKDQFNLVHSDGDSFVVESIRLNVTPKADSAVGVLQVRFDIK, encoded by the coding sequence ATGAAAAAAGGTATTTATATATTCATTTTTATTATGGCTTCTGTGAATATTTATTCTCAGAATATCTTAACTCCTGTATCGTTTGAGCAAGTGACTCTTACTGATAATTTCTGGAACAATAGGATGAGGATCCAAAAAGAAGTATTGGTTCCTGTGGCATTCGAACGGACAGAAATTGCCGTAGAAGATCTTCGGCGCACAGGGAATTATCTGAAAGGGATCGAAGGGCCTTTACCATCTGATAGCAGATTCAGCACTTCCGACTTGTTTAAGGTTATCGAAGGTGCGGCCTATCTGTTAAAGATGGAGCGTGATCCAAAATTAGAAAAGCAGATAGATGATATTGCAGATATTATAGCTCAGGCTCAGCAACCCGACGGCTATTTGTACCCTCCTCATATTACGGGGTCTTATAAGACCGCACCATTGTGGGGTGGGGCAGGAATGGGCGATAAGCCCTATTCGTGGGTAGTGCACAGCCATGAATTGTACAACATGGGGCATCTATACGAGGCTGCGGCTGCATATTATCAGGCTACCGGCAAAAAGAACCTGCTGGATATTGCGACTAAGAGTGCTAAGCATATAAATAAAGTCTTCTTTGAAGGGGATTCGAATTACAATGGTGGTAAGCCTGTAAATCAAGCTCCCGGACATGAAGAAATAGAAATCGCATTGGTGAAGCTTTATCGTGTGACTGGAGATCCGCTATATCTCAATATGGCGAAAAAGTTTATCGATATACGAGGTGTAACCTATGTGCCCGATGGTAAAGGAACCATGTCGCCCGAATATGCACAGCAGCATGCGCCTGTACGTGAGCAGGATAAAGCAGTAGGACATGCCGTGCGTGCGGTTTATCTTTATTCGGGTATGTCTGATGTAGGTACATTGACGGGGGATACAACTCTTTCGCCTGCTTTGGATAAGATCTGGGGCAATATTGTGGACACACGGATGCATATCACAGGTGGGCTGGGGGCTATACATGGTATCGAAGGCTTTGGTCCTGAATATGAATTGCCAAATAAGGAAGCATATAATGAAACGTGTGCCGCTGTAGGCAATGTATTCTTTAACCATCGTATGTTTCTTCTCGAAAAAGACGGTAAATACATGGATGTTGCCGAAGTGTCACTCTTGAACAATGTTCTAGCGGGAGTAAATCTTGAGGGAAACAAATTTTTCTATGTTAATCCTCTTGCCTCGGATGGTAAAGTTGATCGTTCATATTGGTTTGGAACTGCTTGTTGCCCTACAAATTTAGCGAGGCTTATTCCTCAAATTTCGGGTTTGATGTATGCGCATACCGATAATGAAATTTATTGTTCTTTCTACACCGGAAGTAAAGTAAACTTTGCTCTTACATCCGGAAAAGTGGCACTAGAGCAAAAAACGAATTATCCGTTCGATGAAAGTATCGTATTAACTGTAAACCCCGAAAAGAATGATCAGACGTTTTCAATAAAAATGCGAATCCCTACGTGGGTCGGTTCTCAGTTTGTACCGGGTAAATTGTATAGCTATATTGATAGTAATTCGAAAGCGTGGGAACTATATATAAACGATAAGAAGGTCGGAAATTTATCTTTTAAGAAAGGTGAAGTTTCTCTTGACAAAGGTTTTGTTTCTATCTTCAGAAAATGGAAGAAAGGAGATAAAGTAGAGCTTAAACTACCTATGCCTGTTCGTTATTCACATGCTATAAAGGAAGTGAAAGCAGACAATGACAGGGTAGCTATCTCCAGAGGTCCGTTAGTATATTGTGCAGAGGGTATTGATAATACTGAAGATGTGAACAGGTATTATCTGACTAAAGTATCAACAGATGCTAAGGTACAGAGAGATGATACAGGAATATTGAAGGGGATAGACCTAATAAAAAATGTTTCGGCAGACTATATAGATGTAAAAGGTAATATTCATCAGGCTTCACTGAATCTTATTCCATATTATGCATGGAACAATCGAGGAGTTTCGACAATGAATATTTGGTTTGCTGAGAATGAAAAGAAAGTGCGTGAAAGCGTTGCGATTCTTCCTGTAGCGATAAAAGATATAAAAGCGACTTATACAAACGAAGGCGAAAATGTATTCTCTATTGTTGACGGAAAGCATCCGAAGAATTCTAAGGATACAGAAGTCAATCGATGGACTTCTTGGAACAAAAAGGGGGAAAAGCAAAGCATCGATTTCACCTTCGAGAAGCCTACTGATATAAAAGCCTTTTCGGTTTATTGGTATGACGACAATGGCGGAGTTCGTTTGCCGGATGTTTGGAACTTGGAGTATAAAGATGATAGTGGTTCTTGGAAGCCATTCCCATTATACAGTACCGATTCATATAGTTTGCTCAAAGATCAATTTAATCTTGTGCATTCTGATGGAGATTCTTTTGTTGTAGAAAGTATCAGATTGAATGTAACGCCAAAAGCCGACAGTGCGGTTGGTGTCTTGCAAGTGCGGTTTGATATTAAGTAA
- the pth gene encoding aminoacyl-tRNA hydrolase translates to MKYLIAGLGNIGREYEYTRHNIGFRVLDALAKASNIVFADRRYGFVSELKVKGRTLILLKPSTFMNLSGNAVRYWLNQEKIPIENLLVVVDDLALPFGSLRLKGKGSSAGHNGLGNIQSVLGTQDYARLRFGIGNEFSRGGQVGYVLDNFSDEEEKELPVKLETCGEIIKSFCLAGINNTMNQYNNK, encoded by the coding sequence ATGAAATACTTGATTGCCGGCCTCGGTAATATTGGTAGAGAATACGAATATACCCGCCACAATATAGGATTCAGAGTATTGGACGCTTTAGCTAAAGCGTCCAATATTGTTTTTGCTGACAGGCGTTATGGCTTTGTATCTGAACTAAAGGTCAAAGGACGTACTCTTATTCTGCTAAAGCCATCTACTTTTATGAATCTTAGCGGAAATGCTGTTCGTTATTGGCTAAACCAAGAAAAGATACCGATTGAGAATCTTTTAGTAGTTGTAGATGATCTTGCTTTACCTTTTGGGTCTTTACGCCTCAAAGGAAAAGGTAGTAGTGCCGGACATAACGGACTGGGTAATATACAATCTGTCCTAGGAACACAAGATTATGCCCGCCTACGCTTTGGTATAGGTAACGAATTTTCTCGGGGAGGTCAAGTCGGCTATGTGCTCGATAATTTCAGTGACGAAGAGGAAAAAGAGCTTCCTGTGAAACTGGAGACCTGTGGCGAAATAATCAAAAGCTTTTGTCTGGCAGGTATCAACAACACCATGAACCAATACAATAATAAATAA
- a CDS encoding acyltransferase family protein, with product MEPQKYQYIDSLRGIAILLVVLVHVGIVLDNMIDYFPKDSLLLSIIGNGAYGVQLFLIVSAYTLTMSHYNRLDEPHKNRNFFIRRFFRIAPMYYIAIIYFTLDKYLQFNFVNPDFSAIPIRSMLSNIFFTNALIPEHTNNYVPGGWSVSVEFLFYFMLPFICSKIKTVNAALLLFLSTLTLALIIDPFIKANTIYPYFHEYNFFVQLPVFPLGILAYFFLNREQHEIKPFTWVYLLGMMIVFCYISVPKHIMFSLVFVLLLIIQARYSFKLFSNRFLAEVGKVSFSMYLLHFAVVYLFNRFGFYRIIEVTDFTTSLLNFLLMYIVVAGVAFAISSITYRLIEVPGQNLGKRLIKKLSFDPISHTKAINGN from the coding sequence ATGGAGCCCCAAAAATACCAATATATAGACAGCTTGAGAGGAATAGCGATTCTTTTGGTTGTACTTGTTCATGTTGGTATAGTTTTGGATAACATGATAGATTATTTTCCGAAAGATAGCTTGTTGTTGTCGATAATAGGGAATGGAGCATATGGCGTACAGCTATTCCTTATTGTAAGTGCATATACATTGACTATGTCGCATTACAATAGGCTGGATGAGCCACACAAAAACCGGAATTTCTTTATTCGTCGTTTTTTCAGGATAGCACCTATGTATTATATAGCTATTATTTATTTTACACTGGATAAGTACCTACAATTCAATTTTGTAAATCCTGATTTTTCGGCAATACCAATTCGGTCTATGTTGAGTAACATTTTCTTTACCAATGCACTTATCCCTGAGCATACCAATAATTATGTGCCTGGAGGATGGTCGGTATCGGTGGAGTTTTTGTTTTACTTTATGCTACCGTTTATATGCAGTAAAATAAAAACAGTAAATGCTGCTCTACTATTGTTTCTGTCTACTTTGACATTAGCGTTGATTATTGATCCTTTCATCAAGGCGAATACAATATATCCATATTTCCATGAATATAATTTCTTTGTTCAACTGCCGGTATTCCCATTAGGGATATTAGCTTATTTCTTTTTAAATAGAGAACAACATGAAATAAAACCTTTTACATGGGTGTACCTCTTGGGAATGATGATTGTATTTTGTTATATATCAGTTCCGAAGCATATTATGTTTAGTCTTGTGTTTGTATTATTACTCATTATTCAGGCTAGATATAGCTTCAAGCTATTCTCTAATCGCTTTCTGGCAGAGGTCGGAAAAGTAAGTTTCAGCATGTATCTTTTGCATTTTGCCGTTGTGTATCTTTTTAATAGATTTGGTTTTTACCGAATTATAGAGGTTACTGATTTTACAACATCGCTTCTTAATTTTCTATTGATGTATATTGTTGTTGCGGGGGTGGCTTTTGCTATATCCAGTATAACATATAGGCTAATTGAAGTGCCGGGGCAAAATCTAGGTAAGAGACTAATTAAAAAATTGTCTTTCGATCCTATTTCTCATACTAAAGCAATAAATGGAAACTAA
- the leuB gene encoding 3-isopropylmalate dehydrogenase has translation MKLNIAVLPGDGIGPEIIEQALRVTEVVCEKFGHELSYEYGIVGASAIDQVGNPYPDGTHELCMASDAVLFGAIGDPKYDNNPSAKVRPEQGLLAMRKKLGLYANLRPVSTFPTLVHKSPLRSDLVDGADFMCVRELTGGMYFGRPQGRSEDGDTAYDTCVYTREEVERILHLSYKYAQMRRKKVTVVDKANVLATSRLWRQVAQEIEKQYPDVETEYMFVDNAAMQIIQWPKRFDVLVTENLFGDILTDEASVITGSLGMLPSASIGIHTSVFEPIHGSYPQAAGKNIANPLATILSAAMMFEYAFELKEEGKLIRDAVNASMDAGVVTEDIASKEGKAYSTSQVGDWIVNYLKG, from the coding sequence ATGAAATTAAACATTGCAGTGCTCCCTGGAGACGGAATAGGACCTGAAATTATAGAACAGGCATTGAGAGTGACAGAAGTAGTTTGTGAAAAATTTGGTCACGAACTTTCTTATGAATATGGTATTGTTGGAGCTTCGGCAATCGATCAGGTAGGCAATCCATATCCTGATGGAACGCACGAATTGTGTATGGCTTCTGATGCTGTGCTGTTTGGTGCAATCGGAGATCCTAAATATGACAACAACCCTTCAGCAAAAGTACGTCCCGAACAAGGGCTTTTGGCTATGCGCAAAAAGTTGGGATTGTATGCTAACCTTCGCCCTGTAAGTACATTTCCCACACTAGTACATAAATCGCCCCTTCGTTCCGATTTGGTAGACGGTGCTGATTTTATGTGTGTGCGTGAATTAACGGGAGGTATGTATTTTGGTCGCCCACAAGGACGTAGCGAAGACGGAGATACTGCTTATGATACTTGCGTTTACACTCGTGAAGAAGTAGAGCGTATACTTCATCTTTCATATAAATATGCTCAGATGCGTCGCAAAAAAGTGACAGTAGTAGATAAAGCGAATGTATTGGCTACTTCTCGTCTATGGAGACAGGTTGCTCAGGAAATTGAAAAACAATATCCTGATGTGGAAACCGAATATATGTTTGTAGACAATGCTGCTATGCAGATTATTCAATGGCCTAAGCGTTTTGATGTACTTGTTACAGAAAACTTGTTTGGAGATATCCTTACCGATGAGGCCTCTGTGATTACCGGATCGTTAGGTATGTTGCCATCGGCATCTATTGGTATTCACACATCTGTGTTTGAACCGATACATGGCTCATATCCTCAGGCAGCAGGCAAAAATATCGCAAATCCATTAGCCACTATTCTTTCGGCAGCAATGATGTTCGAATATGCATTTGAACTGAAAGAAGAAGGTAAGCTGATTCGTGATGCTGTTAATGCATCTATGGATGCAGGAGTAGTAACTGAGGATATTGCATCGAAAGAAGGAAAAGCTTATTCTACATCGCAAGTAGGCGACTGGATTGTAAATTATTTGAAGGGATAA